A part of Haloarchaeobius sp. HME9146 genomic DNA contains:
- a CDS encoding HalX domain-containing protein: MAEGPVALIVEDEPDLANLYAAWLRDACTVKTAYNGQQALEAISEEVDIVLLDRRMPGLSGDEVLSTIRDRELDTRIAMVTAVEPDFDIIQMGFDDYLVKPVSKDDLLEIIDQLLLRSTYDEQIQEFFALASKKALLDSQKTEAELRASEKYSRLEDRLHVMRAQIDETITELSDHDAYRRVCQDLARTDN, from the coding sequence ATGGCTGAGGGTCCAGTCGCACTCATCGTCGAGGACGAACCCGACCTCGCCAACCTGTACGCGGCGTGGCTGAGAGACGCGTGTACCGTCAAGACGGCGTACAACGGCCAGCAGGCGCTCGAAGCCATCTCGGAAGAGGTCGACATCGTCCTGCTCGACCGGCGGATGCCCGGCCTCTCCGGCGACGAGGTCCTCTCGACCATCCGCGACCGCGAACTCGACACCCGCATCGCGATGGTCACGGCGGTCGAACCCGACTTCGACATCATCCAGATGGGCTTCGACGACTACCTCGTCAAACCCGTCTCGAAGGACGACTTGCTCGAGATCATCGACCAACTGTTGTTGCGCTCGACCTACGACGAGCAGATTCAGGAGTTCTTCGCGCTCGCCTCGAAGAAGGCGCTGCTCGACTCCCAGAAGACCGAAGCCGAGCTCCGGGCGTCGGAGAAGTACTCGCGACTGGAGGACCGATTGCACGTGATGCGCGCCCAGATAGACGAGACTATCACCGAACTGTCGGACCACGACGCCTACCGGCGCGTGTGTCAGGATCTGGCGCGGACTGATAATTGA